From the genome of Pseudanabaena sp. FACHB-2040, one region includes:
- a CDS encoding thioredoxin family protein, producing the protein MPENPLPTSSAVPPTAARSTGQQVRNLVVALAAIALTVAIFLGIQTQTPTASLSAMAEEAVPLETALTNGRPTFLEFYANWCTTCQAMAGDMASLKSEYGDRVNFVMLNVDNNKWLPEMLRYRVDGIPHFVYLDEAGEPLSTAIGEQPRLIMAENLDALMAHAPLPHQQTFSRSSTMKEPVARTGGSSDPRSHGAQVVN; encoded by the coding sequence ATGCCTGAGAATCCGCTACCAACCTCATCTGCTGTTCCCCCAACCGCCGCCAGATCGACAGGCCAACAGGTACGAAATCTGGTCGTTGCCCTGGCTGCGATCGCACTGACCGTCGCCATTTTCCTGGGGATACAAACGCAGACTCCGACTGCTTCTCTCTCGGCAATGGCTGAGGAAGCAGTACCGCTGGAAACGGCGCTTACCAATGGCAGGCCTACGTTTTTAGAGTTCTACGCCAATTGGTGCACCACCTGTCAGGCAATGGCCGGGGACATGGCTAGTCTTAAGAGCGAGTATGGCGATCGGGTCAATTTTGTCATGCTCAACGTAGACAACAACAAGTGGCTGCCCGAAATGCTGCGCTACCGGGTAGACGGCATTCCCCATTTTGTCTACCTAGATGAGGCTGGAGAACCCCTCTCAACCGCCATTGGCGAGCAGCCCCGGCTCATCATGGCCGAAAACCTCGATGCCCTGATGGCTCACGCCCCACTGCCCCATCAGCAGACCTTTAGCCGCAGTTCTACGATGAAAGAGCCTGTGGCCCGCACCGGAGGCAGCAGTGACCCGCGCAGTCACGGAGCGCAAGTCGTTAATTAA
- a CDS encoding NIL domain-containing protein, producing the protein MKKRVKLTFPKRSVHMPITYRLAKDFNVAANIIRAQVAPNQVGKLVVELSGDIDQLNDAIDWLEIQGIKVSLASREILIDEDVCVHCGLCTGVCPTTALSLDPQTFQLTFNRSRCILCEQCIPTCPVQAISTNL; encoded by the coding sequence ATGAAAAAACGGGTCAAGCTGACCTTTCCCAAGCGCTCAGTTCACATGCCGATCACCTATCGGCTGGCTAAGGACTTCAACGTAGCTGCCAATATCATTCGTGCTCAGGTAGCTCCCAACCAGGTCGGCAAGCTAGTGGTGGAACTGTCGGGAGATATCGACCAGCTCAATGATGCGATTGACTGGCTAGAGATTCAGGGCATTAAAGTCTCTCTGGCTAGCCGAGAGATTTTGATCGATGAAGATGTCTGTGTTCACTGCGGCCTGTGCACTGGAGTGTGCCCGACAACAGCGCTCAGTCTTGACCCGCAAACGTTTCAGCTCACCTTTAATCGCTCCCGCTGCATTTTGTGTGAGCAGTGCATTCCCACCTGTCCGGTGCAGGCGATCTCGACTAATCTGTAG
- a CDS encoding dienelactone hydrolase family protein: MSEGFFQPLSRLKRRSFLIATLGAGFAAATLPIAAATISTSSDGLVAGPVEIPVADGLIPAYRAMPAGTGPFPVVLVVQEIFGVHEHIQDICRRFARQGYMAIAPEMFARQGDVSQIEDIQTIIQEVVSKVPDTQVLSDLDATVLWASGQGGDTERLGITGFCWGGRVVWLYAAHSPQLKAGVAWYGRLVGDTTPLQPQYPIEVASLIETPVLGLYGGADDGIPLSTVERMHEALGEDSASEIIVYPDAPHGFYADYRPSYREETAQEAWQQLLSWFEQNGVA; the protein is encoded by the coding sequence ATGTCTGAAGGTTTTTTCCAGCCCTTAAGCCGATTGAAGCGGCGAAGCTTTTTAATCGCTACCCTTGGAGCCGGATTTGCAGCGGCGACGCTGCCCATTGCCGCCGCCACCATCTCCACCAGCAGTGACGGGCTAGTTGCAGGTCCTGTAGAAATTCCGGTGGCAGACGGGCTGATTCCAGCCTATCGGGCCATGCCAGCAGGCACCGGGCCTTTTCCAGTCGTTCTGGTGGTTCAAGAAATCTTCGGCGTTCATGAGCACATTCAGGATATCTGCCGCCGATTTGCGCGCCAGGGCTACATGGCAATTGCCCCTGAAATGTTTGCCCGCCAAGGAGACGTGTCTCAAATTGAAGACATCCAAACCATCATTCAAGAAGTTGTTTCCAAGGTGCCCGATACCCAGGTGCTCTCTGACCTAGACGCGACCGTGCTCTGGGCTAGCGGTCAAGGGGGCGATACCGAGCGCTTGGGCATCACCGGGTTTTGCTGGGGCGGGCGAGTTGTTTGGCTCTATGCGGCCCACAGCCCACAGCTCAAGGCCGGAGTTGCCTGGTACGGTCGCCTAGTAGGCGACACCACGCCGCTTCAGCCCCAGTACCCGATAGAGGTCGCGAGCCTGATAGAGACCCCAGTGCTGGGTCTCTACGGCGGCGCAGATGATGGTATTCCACTCAGTACCGTAGAGCGTATGCATGAGGCTCTAGGCGAAGACAGCGCTTCTGAAATCATCGTCTACCCAGACGCGCCCCATGGTTTCTATGCCGACTACCGGCCCAGCTACCGCGAAGAAACCGCTCAGGAAGCCTGGCAGCAACTCCTCAGCTGGTTCGAGCAAAATGGCGTTGCTTAA
- a CDS encoding transporter substrate-binding domain-containing protein → MGQLTMDFTTVRPGQLSIIASDFDARPMSYLQEGQRLGYEPAVARAVCEMLGLEPLWFNLPMQDFYSALSSGEYDVVWFNQAITQERRAWADFTRPYGRFDEAVLVREDSPIQEASDLKGKRLGGLADSTNVALADQFPELELIPFPGSDQVLPEMLHALREGKIDALVDDALVLLAAEADDPTLRVAFQISTHHPFGIGVLPGNRELLEALNHTLNTLIVEGVLAKLWAQWIPYKPFPF, encoded by the coding sequence ATGGGTCAACTGACTATGGACTTCACGACTGTTCGCCCCGGTCAGCTCTCAATTATCGCCAGCGATTTCGATGCCCGGCCCATGAGCTACCTCCAGGAAGGGCAGCGGCTAGGGTACGAGCCCGCTGTCGCGAGAGCCGTTTGTGAAATGCTGGGCCTAGAACCGCTGTGGTTTAACCTGCCCATGCAAGATTTCTACTCAGCCCTCAGCAGCGGGGAGTATGACGTCGTTTGGTTTAACCAGGCCATCACCCAAGAACGTCGGGCCTGGGCCGACTTCACCCGGCCCTACGGGCGCTTCGATGAAGCGGTCTTGGTGCGAGAAGATAGCCCCATTCAAGAGGCCAGCGATCTCAAAGGCAAGCGCCTAGGCGGATTAGCAGACAGCACCAATGTCGCCCTAGCCGATCAGTTTCCAGAACTGGAGCTGATTCCCTTTCCAGGCAGTGACCAGGTGCTGCCAGAAATGCTGCATGCGCTACGAGAAGGCAAAATCGATGCCCTAGTAGACGATGCTCTAGTGCTGTTAGCAGCCGAAGCCGACGACCCCACCCTGCGCGTGGCCTTTCAAATTTCCACCCACCATCCCTTTGGTATTGGTGTGCTGCCCGGCAATCGAGAACTGCTAGAAGCCCTCAATCACACCCTTAACACGCTCATCGTAGAAGGCGTGTTAGCCAAGCTGTGGGCTCAGTGGATTCCCTACAAACCCTTTCCTTTCTAG
- a CDS encoding alpha/beta fold hydrolase, which produces MTGTTSATSPILPLQTWSWQGFPIRYQQAGQTGAPILCIHGFGASSNHWLRNLPVLAQTNRVYALDLIGFGLSAKPAPNDPIAYTFETWGEQIIAFCREVVGEPVFLVGNSIGCIVALQATVMAPEWVQGIAMLDCSLRLLHDRKRMALPWYRRSTAPLLQQLLGYRPFGRFFFSRIARPQVIRKLLGQAYRRAEAVTEELVNHLLEPALQTGAADVFLAFVRYSQGPLAEDLLPAITCPVLILWGADDPWEPVELGRALAEFPAVEDFIVLEGIGHCPQDEAPELVNPILQDWVARHCDAKSAALQ; this is translated from the coding sequence ATGACTGGTACAACATCGGCCACCTCACCGATTCTTCCCCTACAGACCTGGAGCTGGCAGGGTTTTCCCATTCGCTACCAGCAGGCAGGCCAAACGGGAGCGCCGATCCTCTGCATCCACGGCTTTGGCGCTTCTAGCAATCACTGGCTCAGAAATCTGCCGGTACTGGCCCAGACCAACCGGGTCTACGCCCTTGATCTCATTGGCTTTGGCCTCTCTGCCAAGCCAGCCCCCAATGACCCTATTGCCTACACCTTTGAAACTTGGGGTGAGCAAATTATTGCCTTTTGCCGAGAAGTGGTGGGAGAGCCCGTCTTTTTAGTGGGTAACTCCATCGGCTGTATTGTGGCGCTGCAGGCGACGGTTATGGCTCCGGAGTGGGTGCAGGGAATTGCCATGCTCGACTGTTCGCTGCGGCTGCTCCACGACCGCAAGCGGATGGCGCTGCCCTGGTATCGCCGTTCCACCGCGCCGCTGCTGCAGCAATTGCTGGGCTATCGGCCCTTTGGTCGCTTTTTCTTCTCTCGCATTGCCCGTCCCCAAGTGATTCGTAAGCTGCTGGGACAGGCTTATCGGCGGGCCGAAGCGGTTACCGAAGAACTAGTCAATCACCTGCTAGAGCCTGCTCTACAGACTGGGGCAGCAGACGTGTTTTTGGCCTTTGTTCGCTACTCTCAGGGGCCTTTGGCCGAAGATCTGCTGCCCGCCATCACCTGCCCAGTGCTGATTCTTTGGGGGGCAGACGATCCTTGGGAGCCGGTTGAGCTGGGTCGAGCTCTGGCGGAGTTTCCAGCCGTTGAAGATTTTATCGTGCTGGAGGGCATCGGTCACTGCCCCCAAGATGAGGCTCCCGAACTGGTCAACCCAATCTTGCAAGACTGGGTAGCTCGCCATTGTGATGCTAAGTCTGCCGCCCTGCAGTGA
- a CDS encoding phytanoyl-CoA dioxygenase family protein, producing MGRQLKITAEQIAQFQQDGYLVIDHLVRPDLVERLRDRIEPLFYGQFETGIYPDEWYWRPGLSLPDVTREICNGWKCDRTLASVALSSTIGYITATLSGWPGARIGQDSVWWKPPGGKAVALHQDGTYINYIEPPEMATCWIALEDVTADIGTIEYAVGSHTWPLFTHEIGEFHAPERDYQAAMKSAAAAAGVAQPKVVKIEMPAGSCVVHHGNTWHGSGPNLTSDRPRRSLGVHTLSSAASFRPDVPAGYIYGRYKRVGDTTMDESFFPILWTQNGYRTPFLQEYCGDALALEALPQTVAV from the coding sequence ATGGGACGGCAGCTTAAGATTACCGCTGAGCAGATTGCTCAGTTCCAGCAAGACGGTTATTTGGTAATCGATCATCTGGTTAGGCCTGATCTGGTCGAACGGCTGCGCGATCGCATTGAACCTCTGTTTTACGGCCAGTTTGAAACCGGCATTTACCCCGATGAGTGGTACTGGCGACCTGGTCTCAGCCTGCCCGATGTAACCCGCGAGATCTGTAATGGCTGGAAGTGCGATCGCACCCTCGCCAGCGTGGCCCTATCCTCCACCATTGGTTACATTACCGCTACCCTCTCTGGCTGGCCCGGGGCTCGCATTGGCCAAGACAGTGTCTGGTGGAAGCCCCCTGGCGGCAAAGCTGTAGCCCTGCATCAAGATGGCACCTACATCAACTACATCGAGCCGCCGGAGATGGCCACCTGCTGGATCGCCCTGGAAGACGTAACGGCTGATATCGGGACGATTGAGTATGCAGTTGGTTCTCATACTTGGCCGCTGTTTACTCATGAAATCGGTGAGTTTCATGCGCCCGAGCGCGACTACCAGGCGGCCATGAAATCGGCAGCGGCGGCGGCAGGCGTTGCTCAGCCCAAAGTGGTCAAGATTGAAATGCCTGCGGGCAGCTGCGTAGTCCACCACGGCAACACCTGGCACGGCTCTGGCCCCAACCTGACCTCCGATCGGCCCCGCCGCAGCCTAGGCGTCCACACCCTCAGTTCAGCAGCAAGCTTCCGGCCTGATGTCCCGGCAGGCTACATCTATGGCCGCTACAAACGGGTTGGAGACACCACGATGGATGAGTCTTTCTTTCCCATTCTGTGGACCCAGAACGGCTACCGCACCCCGTTTTTACAGGAATACTGCGGTGACGCCTTAGCTCTAGAAGCTCTGCCGCAGACGGTCGCAGTTTAA